One genomic segment of Aliarcobacter cibarius includes these proteins:
- a CDS encoding phosphomannomutase/phosphoglucomutase, with amino-acid sequence MSASIFREYDIRGIFQKELNEDIVKKIGYYLAKSLLKRVPNAVYMAVGYDARLHSPTLKGWLSSGINKAGLKVLDMGLVPTPANYFANFNEIDGFKCDGSVMITGSHNPPEYNGFKITLNKDPFFGEDIYALGREILADNSTIEDNEETIKIDCKNRYIDYIVNHFSHLKLTNKEFVFDCGNGVAGVVLGEILTKLNIKHKILFEEPDGNFPNHHPDPSDEHTLEDIKKELASGKFDFGFAYDGDADRIALLSPKYNFKGDILAIFFSKHIKNPTVIGEVKCSQVMYDTINSYGKAIMYKTGHSNLKVKIKETNASFAAEVSGHLFFNDRYFGYDDAIYATFRALELIDQGFDFDKEYEALPKVYSTPEINITVTEETKFKIIEDLKVALQNPSSDFPKIKDIITVDGVRVIFEKGWGLVRASNTTPKLVTRFEADTKENAKIYEDALIKLFNNLKGN; translated from the coding sequence ATGAGTGCATCTATATTTAGAGAGTACGATATCAGAGGAATTTTTCAAAAAGAATTAAATGAAGATATTGTAAAAAAAATTGGGTATTATTTGGCAAAATCTTTATTAAAAAGAGTTCCTAATGCTGTTTACATGGCAGTTGGTTATGACGCAAGACTTCATTCACCAACTTTAAAAGGTTGGTTAAGTTCAGGAATAAATAAAGCTGGATTAAAAGTACTTGATATGGGATTAGTTCCAACTCCTGCAAATTATTTTGCAAACTTTAATGAAATTGATGGTTTTAAATGTGATGGTTCTGTAATGATTACAGGTTCTCATAATCCTCCAGAATATAATGGATTTAAAATTACATTAAATAAAGATCCATTTTTTGGTGAAGATATTTATGCTTTAGGAAGAGAGATTCTTGCTGATAACTCAACTATTGAAGATAATGAAGAAACAATAAAAATAGATTGTAAAAATAGATATATTGATTATATTGTAAATCATTTTTCTCATTTAAAATTAACAAATAAAGAGTTTGTTTTTGATTGTGGAAATGGTGTTGCTGGTGTTGTTTTAGGTGAAATTCTAACAAAATTAAATATTAAACACAAAATTTTATTTGAAGAGCCAGATGGAAATTTCCCAAATCATCATCCAGATCCGAGTGATGAACATACATTAGAAGATATCAAAAAAGAACTTGCTAGTGGAAAATTTGATTTTGGATTTGCTTATGATGGAGATGCAGATAGAATTGCTCTACTTTCTCCAAAATATAACTTTAAAGGAGATATATTAGCCATATTCTTCTCTAAACATATTAAAAATCCAACAGTTATTGGTGAAGTTAAATGTTCGCAAGTTATGTATGATACTATAAACTCTTATGGTAAAGCTATCATGTATAAAACAGGTCACTCAAACCTAAAAGTTAAAATAAAAGAGACAAATGCATCTTTTGCAGCTGAAGTATCAGGTCACTTATTTTTTAATGATAGATATTTTGGTTATGATGATGCAATTTATGCAACATTCAGAGCTTTAGAGTTGATTGATCAAGGTTTTGATTTTGATAAAGAGTATGAAGCATTACCAAAAGTATATTCAACTCCTGAAATAAATATAACTGTAACAGAAGAGACAAAGTTTAAAATTATTGAAGATTTAAAAGTAGCTTTACAAAATCCATCTTCAGATTTTCCAAAAATTAAAGATATCATAACAGTTGATGGTGTAAGAGTTATTTTTGAAAAAGGTTGGGGATTAGTAAGAGCTAGTAATACAACTCCAAAATTAGTAACAAGATTTGAAGCAGATACAAAAGAAAATGCAAAAATATATGAAGATGCATTAATAAAATTATTTAACAACTTAAAAGGAAACTAA
- the galU gene encoding UTP--glucose-1-phosphate uridylyltransferase GalU, whose translation MTNPIKKCLFPAAGYGTRFLPATKATPKEMLPVLTKPLIQYGVEEALAAGIENMAIVTGRGKRAIEDHFDISYELEHQIKGTSKEHYLTEIRSVITKCTFSYTRQIEMKGLGHAILCGENLIGDQPFAVLLADDLCDSSSKGVLSQMVDLYKKYHCSIVAIEEIPKEDTNKYGVIAGNEIEPGIFMVKDMVEKPEPEVAPSNLAIIGRYILTPDIFDIIRETKPGKGGEIQITDALLTQARKGMVLAYKFEGQRFDCGSIDGFVKATNYFYDKSIKDDKKQEKKDNGKK comes from the coding sequence ATGACAAATCCAATCAAAAAATGTTTATTCCCAGCTGCTGGTTATGGTACAAGATTTTTACCTGCAACAAAAGCGACACCAAAAGAGATGCTACCTGTATTAACTAAACCTTTAATTCAATATGGGGTTGAAGAAGCACTTGCTGCTGGTATCGAAAATATGGCAATAGTTACGGGAAGAGGAAAAAGAGCAATTGAAGATCACTTTGATATCTCTTATGAGCTTGAACACCAAATTAAAGGAACAAGTAAAGAGCACTATTTAACAGAAATTAGAAGTGTTATTACAAAATGTACTTTTTCATATACTAGACAAATAGAGATGAAAGGTTTAGGACATGCAATTTTATGTGGTGAAAATTTAATTGGTGACCAACCTTTTGCTGTTCTATTAGCAGATGACTTGTGTGATTCATCTTCAAAAGGTGTTTTATCTCAGATGGTTGATTTATACAAAAAATACCACTGTTCTATTGTTGCAATTGAAGAGATTCCAAAAGAAGATACAAATAAATATGGAGTTATTGCAGGAAATGAGATAGAACCAGGTATCTTTATGGTAAAAGACATGGTTGAAAAACCTGAACCTGAAGTAGCACCTTCAAATTTAGCAATCATTGGAAGATATATTTTAACACCAGATATTTTTGATATCATCAGAGAAACAAAACCAGGAAAAGGTGGAGAAATTCAAATTACAGATGCATTACTTACTCAAGCAAGAAAAGGTATGGTTTTAGCATATAAATTTGAAGGACAAAGATTTGACTGTGGAAGTATTGATGGATTTGTAAAAGCAACAAATTACTTTTATGATAAATCAATAAAAGATGACAAAAAACAAGAAAAAAAAGATAACGGTAAAAAATAA
- a CDS encoding AEC family transporter — protein MEQIFSSLIPIFSLIVMGYLFKKISFPSNDFWPMADKLTYYILMPALLIFTLSKAKLDSNSVDLVLVSIFAIFLTMFFLIIFNKISPTLNNSFTSVVQGGIRFNTYVFLALSSSLFGEKGLIFSAIIITFAIPILNIFCITIFAIYSENSKISFSYILKSIFKNPLIISCIIGAMINISTIQIPVSIENLLKILSGAALPLGLISIGYNLVIKEINSGKKDIILSSFAKFLLLPFFIYFIGKMFELEEVMISILVLFAIMPTAPTSFILARQLNGNLSLMTSIITVQTILAVPILIFYIKYLI, from the coding sequence ATGGAACAGATTTTTTCTAGTTTAATTCCAATTTTTTCGCTTATTGTGATGGGATACTTATTTAAAAAAATAAGTTTTCCTTCCAATGATTTTTGGCCTATGGCTGATAAGCTTACATATTATATTTTAATGCCTGCTCTTTTAATTTTTACACTTTCAAAAGCAAAACTTGATTCAAATAGTGTAGATTTAGTTTTAGTTTCTATTTTTGCAATATTTCTTACAATGTTTTTTTTAATTATTTTTAATAAAATTAGCCCTACTTTAAATAACTCTTTTACATCAGTTGTTCAAGGTGGAATTAGATTTAATACCTATGTTTTTTTAGCTTTAAGTAGTTCTTTGTTTGGAGAAAAAGGTCTAATTTTTTCAGCTATTATAATAACTTTTGCGATTCCCATTTTAAATATTTTTTGTATTACAATTTTTGCTATTTATTCAGAAAATAGTAAAATTAGTTTTTCATATATTTTAAAATCTATTTTTAAAAATCCTTTAATAATCTCTTGTATTATTGGTGCTATGATAAATATTTCAACTATACAAATTCCAGTAAGTATAGAAAATCTTTTAAAAATTTTAAGTGGTGCAGCTTTACCTTTAGGATTAATTTCTATAGGTTATAATCTGGTTATAAAAGAGATAAATAGCGGTAAAAAAGATATTATATTAAGTTCTTTTGCTAAATTTTTACTTCTTCCTTTTTTTATTTATTTCATAGGTAAAATGTTTGAATTAGAAGAAGTTATGATTTCAATACTTGTTCTTTTTGCAATAATGCCAACGGCACCAACTTCGTTTATTTTAGCACGTCAGTTAAATGGTAACTTATCACTTATGACAAGTATTATTACTGTACAAACAATTTTAGCAGTCCCTATTCTAATATTTTATATAAAATATTTAATTTAA
- the ccsA gene encoding cytochrome c biogenesis protein CcsA, which yields MNFKSILFSFKTTLVLLAILAIGAGVATFIENDFGTSSARVLVYNNIWYEIVMVLTTINLIGIIYKFKMWKNLPRFLFHFSFVVILIGAIITRYVGYEGIMQIPEGVTTNKMISLEPYLQVTVKDGDKIVSHNEYQKEFTSLVPSLNNFSYTNKFDNNSLTISYKDFMFAKKEKAMMGLLTVDVTFNDKKESVRLPGLRGQLGVPKELKFDNYTVLLEYGSRYLDLPFSIRLNEFQLERYPGSMSPSSYASEITVIKDDKTYDYRIFMNRTLGEGNFLFFQSSYFPDETGTILSVNNDPGKWPTYLGYFLLTLGLFLNFFDKKSRFRKLTNYVSNKNLAMFILTIALLSNSNLNANEQKVTEPSVNKVEQTVQYLNKLKDESKVTADKFGHLVVQSNGGRMKPLATLNREIVQKLSGKSTFLGMDANQIILGMLSNPDVWKDVKIIKIQTPKLKKFLNIPAEEKYISFSEAFNEKGEYLLAAETEKALQTKPIERGTYEKDIIKTDEKLNIIYSVFNGALLNIFPKVYDQKSADDNFKWYSPLEAMQSFTGQNQAAIQSVIKGLMTALAENNWEAANNFIDMTSLYQDKVGTDIKPSKEKVNAEIIFNKLDIFFNLTLAYVLLGFIMVVLAFVIIFKQDFKPAKTTKLIFIVLSLLFMIQTFGMGYRWYLSGHAPWSDIYETLIYISWSAVFAGVIFFRNSLLALGAATIIAGIFMFTAHLTDVDPQITNLVPVLKSYWLTIHVSILTASYGFFGLSAILGFLTLIMFIFRKNRAHLDDIIKHVSAVNEISLIIGLAFITIGNFLGGVWANESWGRYWGWDPKETWAYVSIVVYALVLHLRFVKSLNTPYVLATASLLAFSSIMMTYLGVNFYLSGMHSYATGDPVPIPTWAYVTVATAFAAIILAYRNRDLKEVV from the coding sequence TTGAATTTTAAAAGTATTTTGTTCTCTTTTAAAACAACTCTTGTATTATTAGCTATTTTAGCTATTGGGGCTGGAGTTGCTACGTTTATAGAAAATGATTTCGGAACTTCTTCCGCAAGAGTTTTAGTCTATAACAACATTTGGTATGAAATTGTAATGGTTTTAACAACTATTAATCTTATTGGAATAATTTATAAATTTAAAATGTGGAAAAATTTACCAAGATTTTTATTCCATTTTTCATTTGTAGTAATTTTAATAGGAGCAATAATAACAAGATATGTAGGTTATGAAGGTATTATGCAAATACCAGAAGGAGTAACTACAAATAAAATGATATCATTGGAGCCTTATTTACAAGTAACTGTAAAAGATGGTGATAAAATAGTTTCTCACAATGAATATCAAAAAGAGTTTACCTCTTTAGTTCCTTCATTAAATAATTTTTCTTATACAAATAAGTTCGATAATAACAGCTTAACAATCTCTTATAAAGATTTTATGTTTGCAAAAAAAGAAAAAGCAATGATGGGTCTTTTAACTGTTGATGTAACATTTAATGATAAAAAAGAGAGTGTTAGATTACCTGGATTAAGAGGTCAATTAGGAGTTCCAAAAGAACTTAAGTTTGATAATTATACTGTTTTATTAGAGTATGGTTCAAGATATTTAGATTTACCTTTTTCTATTAGATTAAATGAATTCCAATTAGAAAGATATCCTGGTAGTATGAGTCCTTCATCATATGCATCTGAAATTACAGTAATAAAAGATGATAAAACTTATGATTACAGAATTTTTATGAATAGAACTTTAGGTGAAGGTAACTTCTTATTTTTCCAAAGTTCATATTTCCCTGATGAGACTGGAACTATATTATCTGTAAATAATGACCCAGGTAAATGGCCTACATATCTTGGATATTTTCTATTAACTCTTGGATTATTTTTAAATTTCTTTGACAAAAAATCAAGATTTAGAAAATTAACAAACTATGTTAGCAACAAAAATTTAGCTATGTTTATTTTAACAATTGCTTTACTTTCAAATTCAAACTTAAATGCAAATGAACAAAAAGTAACTGAACCATCTGTTAATAAAGTTGAGCAAACAGTTCAATATTTAAATAAATTAAAAGATGAATCAAAAGTAACAGCTGATAAATTTGGGCACTTAGTAGTTCAAAGTAATGGTGGAAGAATGAAACCTCTTGCAACATTAAATAGAGAAATTGTTCAAAAACTAAGTGGAAAATCTACTTTTTTAGGAATGGATGCAAATCAAATTATTTTAGGAATGTTATCAAATCCTGATGTTTGGAAAGATGTAAAAATTATAAAAATCCAAACTCCAAAATTAAAAAAATTCTTAAATATTCCAGCTGAAGAAAAATATATATCTTTCTCTGAAGCTTTCAATGAAAAAGGTGAGTATCTTTTAGCTGCTGAAACAGAAAAAGCTCTTCAAACAAAACCTATTGAAAGAGGAACTTATGAAAAAGACATTATTAAAACTGATGAAAAGCTAAATATTATTTATTCAGTATTTAATGGTGCCTTATTAAATATTTTCCCAAAAGTTTATGATCAAAAAAGCGCTGATGATAACTTTAAATGGTACTCTCCATTAGAAGCTATGCAAAGTTTTACAGGACAAAATCAAGCAGCAATTCAAAGTGTAATAAAAGGTCTTATGACTGCTTTAGCTGAAAATAACTGGGAAGCTGCAAATAATTTTATAGATATGACTTCTTTATATCAAGATAAAGTAGGAACAGATATAAAACCTTCTAAAGAAAAAGTAAATGCAGAGATAATTTTCAATAAATTAGATATTTTCTTTAATCTTACATTAGCTTATGTACTTTTAGGATTTATTATGGTTGTTTTAGCATTTGTTATAATCTTTAAACAAGATTTCAAACCAGCAAAAACAACAAAATTAATATTTATTGTTTTATCTTTACTATTTATGATTCAAACATTTGGTATGGGATATAGATGGTATCTTTCAGGACATGCTCCATGGAGTGATATCTATGAAACTTTAATTTATATATCATGGTCAGCTGTTTTTGCAGGAGTTATCTTCTTTAGAAACTCTTTACTTGCACTTGGTGCTGCAACAATAATTGCTGGAATTTTTATGTTTACAGCACATTTAACAGATGTTGATCCACAAATTACAAATTTAGTTCCTGTTCTTAAATCTTATTGGTTAACTATTCATGTTTCAATACTTACAGCATCTTATGGATTCTTTGGACTTAGTGCAATATTAGGTTTCTTAACTTTGATTATGTTTATCTTTAGAAAAAATAGAGCACATTTAGATGATATTATTAAACATGTTAGTGCAGTAAATGAAATTTCATTAATAATTGGATTAGCATTTATTACTATAGGTAACTTCCTTGGTGGAGTTTGGGCAAATGAATCTTGGGGAAGATACTGGGGATGGGATCCAAAAGAGACATGGGCTTATGTTTCAATAGTAGTTTACGCTTTAGTGTTACACTTAAGATTTGTAAAATCTCTAAATACTCCTTATGTATTGGCAACAGCTTCTTTATTGGCATTTAGCTCAATTATGATGACTTATTTAGGAGTAAACTTCTATCTATCTGGAATGCACTCTTATGCAACAGGAGATCCTGTACCAATTCCAACATGGGCATATGTTACAGTTGCAACTGCGTTTGCGGCTATAATTCTTGCTTATAGGAATCGAGATTTAAAAGAAGTTGTTTAA
- a CDS encoding flagellin encodes MQINSNNSLLNQNVYLNANQALTRIATGIELNRSSDNASSLAIANNLLSQSSGYSQAIENTNSAVAATQITSGATNEQSKILDNIKEKLLQASTDTTSKEGRDAILKDIKSQLEQFDKIASSTNYNGQSLLQKSATDNSASNIQQYQSGLKGENLIETPAVQSNTTGLGLSNLVNQDSSTFTSEVARNFLETVDKANNGLNTIRSEMGSIQNQLESSGRNLLTQRTNTQNAASMFDTDYAKESSNFSKQNILAKIGAFGQAQSSYINQQIVSRLIG; translated from the coding sequence ATGCAAATAAATTCTAATAACTCTCTATTAAATCAAAATGTATATTTAAATGCAAATCAAGCACTGACTAGAATTGCTACGGGAATTGAATTAAATCGTTCAAGTGATAATGCTTCTAGTTTAGCAATAGCAAATAATTTATTGTCTCAATCAAGTGGTTATTCTCAAGCCATTGAAAATACAAACTCAGCAGTTGCAGCAACACAGATTACTTCTGGTGCAACAAATGAACAATCAAAGATTTTAGATAACATTAAAGAAAAACTTCTACAAGCTTCTACTGATACAACAAGTAAAGAAGGAAGAGATGCTATTTTAAAAGATATAAAATCTCAACTTGAACAATTTGATAAAATTGCAAGTAGTACAAATTATAATGGTCAAAGTTTACTTCAAAAAAGTGCTACGGATAATTCTGCTTCGAATATTCAACAGTATCAATCAGGATTAAAAGGTGAAAATCTCATTGAAACACCAGCAGTTCAGTCAAATACTACTGGATTGGGGCTTTCAAATTTAGTAAATCAAGATTCTTCTACTTTTACATCCGAAGTAGCAAGAAATTTTTTAGAGACAGTTGACAAAGCCAATAATGGGTTGAATACTATTAGAAGTGAAATGGGTTCTATTCAAAATCAACTTGAAAGTTCTGGAAGAAATTTATTAACTCAAAGAACAAATACTCAAAATGCAGCTTCAATGTTTGATACAGATTATGCTAAAGAATCATCAAATTTTTCAAAACAAAATATATTAGCTAAAATTGGTGCTTTTGGACAAGCTCAATCAAGCTATATAAACCAACAAATAGTTTCTAGACTTATTGGTTAA
- a CDS encoding sulfite exporter TauE/SafE family protein, translated as MEELFLGFLTFFTSVVAAIVGIGGGMMLIAILPSFLATNALIPIHGLTQVSSNLSRAYFGYKDIEFSVVPKFLLGSILGIVFFAGILSLISLDYVPLFIGIYILLSLWSEKFNEKIKKYENYYIAGFFQTGLSMVVGATGPLTMTLLFKDFKNKDKVVATGALLMSITHFLKIVVFIYFGFLFFDYIGIIVCMIFGAILGSYVGTKLRNRIDGKKFAIILKIMLTFLAINLIFQVIIKNIF; from the coding sequence ATGGAAGAGCTCTTTTTAGGATTTCTTACTTTTTTTACATCTGTTGTAGCTGCGATTGTTGGAATAGGTGGAGGTATGATGTTAATTGCAATTTTACCATCATTTTTAGCAACAAATGCATTAATACCAATTCATGGTCTTACTCAAGTTTCAAGTAATTTAAGTCGTGCCTATTTTGGTTATAAAGATATTGAATTTAGTGTTGTTCCAAAATTTTTATTAGGTTCTATTTTGGGTATAGTTTTTTTTGCAGGAATTTTATCTTTAATTTCTCTTGATTATGTACCTTTATTTATAGGTATTTATATTTTATTATCTTTATGGAGTGAAAAATTTAATGAAAAGATAAAAAAATATGAAAATTATTACATTGCAGGTTTTTTTCAAACAGGTTTATCAATGGTAGTTGGAGCGACTGGTCCTCTTACAATGACACTTTTATTCAAAGATTTTAAAAACAAAGATAAAGTTGTTGCAACAGGAGCTCTTCTTATGAGCATCACACATTTTTTGAAGATTGTAGTATTTATATATTTTGGATTTTTATTCTTTGATTATATTGGAATCATTGTTTGTATGATTTTTGGGGCTATTTTAGGAAGTTATGTTGGTACAAAACTAAGAAATAGAATTGATGGTAAAAAATTTGCAATTATCTTAAAAATTATGCTTACATTTTTAGCAATAAATTTAATTTTTCAAGTAATTATAAAAAATATTTTTTAA
- the cmoB gene encoding tRNA 5-methoxyuridine(34)/uridine 5-oxyacetic acid(34) synthase CmoB: protein MNLEELKKKKDECRSWKNVEPWYKKLQNAQKIEKNDLFIDYGDWFSVGKKEDLTQDEYEIIVETARTLIPWRKGPFKIFDLEIDSEWQSNLKYNLLRPHFNLKNKIVADIGCNNGYYMFRMLEDKPKRLVGFDPSPLTLHQFEFVNHFVKSDIVYEMLGVEHLEFYNHKFDFIFMLGVLYHRADPVGTLKSLARGLNSKGEIIIDTFMIDGEDEICLTPNQRYSKIPNIYFIPTIPALKNWLIRAGFENIEVLATVVTTTDEQRATFWSFDESLENFLDPNDNSKTVEGYPAPKRVYIKARKIL, encoded by the coding sequence ATGAATTTAGAAGAACTTAAAAAGAAAAAAGATGAGTGCAGATCTTGGAAAAATGTTGAACCTTGGTATAAAAAGCTTCAAAATGCACAAAAAATTGAAAAAAACGATTTGTTTATAGATTATGGTGACTGGTTTAGTGTTGGAAAAAAAGAAGATTTAACACAAGATGAATATGAAATCATAGTTGAAACTGCAAGAACTCTTATTCCTTGGAGAAAGGGACCTTTTAAGATTTTTGATTTAGAAATTGATAGTGAATGGCAAAGTAATTTAAAATATAATTTGTTAAGACCACATTTTAATTTAAAAAATAAAATTGTTGCAGATATTGGATGTAACAATGGTTATTACATGTTTAGAATGCTTGAAGATAAACCAAAAAGATTAGTAGGATTTGACCCTTCACCTTTGACTCTTCATCAATTTGAATTTGTAAATCACTTTGTTAAATCTGATATTGTTTATGAAATGTTAGGTGTTGAACATTTAGAGTTTTATAATCATAAATTTGATTTTATATTTATGCTTGGAGTTTTATATCATAGAGCTGATCCTGTTGGAACTTTAAAATCGTTAGCACGAGGATTAAATAGTAAAGGTGAAATTATTATTGATACTTTTATGATAGATGGTGAAGATGAAATTTGTTTAACTCCAAATCAAAGATACTCTAAAATTCCAAATATCTATTTTATACCAACAATTCCAGCTTTAAAAAACTGGCTAATTAGAGCAGGTTTTGAAAATATTGAAGTTTTAGCTACTGTTGTGACAACAACAGATGAGCAAAGAGCGACATTTTGGTCTTTTGATGAGAGTTTAGAAAACTTTCTAGACCCAAATGATAATTCAAAAACTGTTGAAGGATATCCAGCACCTAAAAGAGTTTATATAAAAGCTAGAAAAATTTTGTAA
- a CDS encoding exodeoxyribonuclease III, translated as MRRYKFISWNVNGVRAVDKKNALKWVDDFNIDILAIQETKSQNTQIPKTIFQKEFAHIIASESKIKGRSGTALFTDIKPHFECICPSVDILDEGRINEIHFTLGDKDIAFFNIYFPNGQSSQERLNYKMEFYDRFLEHCKNLKIQNKSIIVCGDVNTAHTEIDIARPKANENTSGFLKMERDWITKFLDHGFIDSFRLINGDIKDKYSWWSYRANARENNVGWRIDYFYISDDLKDFVKDAYILADIHGSDHCPIALEIEI; from the coding sequence ATGAGAAGATATAAATTTATATCTTGGAATGTAAATGGAGTAAGGGCCGTTGATAAAAAAAACGCTTTAAAATGGGTTGATGATTTTAATATTGATATTTTAGCTATTCAAGAAACTAAATCACAAAACACACAAATTCCTAAAACTATATTTCAAAAAGAGTTTGCTCATATTATAGCAAGTGAATCAAAAATAAAAGGAAGAAGTGGAACAGCACTTTTTACTGATATAAAACCGCATTTTGAATGTATTTGTCCTAGTGTAGATATTTTAGATGAAGGAAGAATAAATGAAATTCATTTTACTTTAGGAGATAAAGATATAGCATTTTTTAATATTTATTTCCCAAATGGACAAAGTTCTCAAGAAAGATTAAATTATAAAATGGAGTTTTATGATAGATTTTTAGAACATTGTAAAAATCTAAAAATACAAAACAAATCAATAATTGTTTGTGGAGATGTAAATACGGCTCATACTGAAATTGATATTGCTCGTCCTAAAGCAAATGAAAATACTAGTGGATTTTTAAAAATGGAAAGGGATTGGATTACAAAATTCTTGGATCATGGATTTATTGATAGTTTTAGATTAATAAATGGTGATATAAAAGACAAATATTCTTGGTGGAGTTATAGAGCAAATGCAAGAGAAAATAATGTTGGCTGGAGAATAGACTATTTTTATATAAGTGATGATTTAAAAGATTTTGTAAAAGATGCTTATATTTTAGCTGATATTCATGGAAGTGATCACTGTCCTATTGCTCTAGAAATAGAAATTTAA
- a CDS encoding glucose-6-phosphate isomerase: MKNNLYYPFVSLSDEDIFTEIKKEREDIGYYSLPYVDTSVIKSRLDNLDFKQKQIAIIGIGGSTLGTYAIYNFLKYNKQRNKTLKKELFFFESTDPINLNGTIAQLNLEDTLFIVISKSGTTIETISIFKYLSSIVKMNSQNLLVITEDDSKLNSFAAANGISTFEIPKNVGGRFSVLSNVGLVPLYLAGFDIDELLKGARKISTSFFEQNELYNQLLKKARTYYEYKDVYNINAIFSYSQLLEGFNKWYIQLWGESLGKIDANNTNQGLTPIGLLGPVDQHSFLQLIVEGKRDKTVTFIKIKDFKDDTKIAPITLEGLEDLDYINGLNFKELINLQADATIASVKEYKKDIPIDLIEIEEISEFEIGKLLFYYELLTSIVGKFLRINTYDQPGVEGGKIILKEMLKKKN, translated from the coding sequence ATGAAAAACAATCTTTATTATCCTTTTGTATCTCTAAGTGATGAAGATATTTTTACAGAAATAAAAAAAGAGAGAGAAGATATTGGATATTACTCTTTACCATATGTTGACACTTCAGTTATAAAATCAAGACTTGATAATCTTGATTTTAAACAAAAACAAATAGCAATTATTGGTATTGGTGGAAGTACTTTAGGAACTTATGCAATCTATAATTTTCTAAAATATAACAAACAAAGAAATAAAACTCTAAAAAAAGAGCTTTTTTTCTTTGAAAGTACAGATCCAATAAATTTAAATGGAACAATAGCTCAATTAAATCTTGAAGATACTTTATTTATAGTTATTTCAAAATCAGGAACAACTATTGAAACTATCTCTATTTTTAAATATTTAAGTTCTATTGTAAAAATGAATAGTCAAAATCTTTTAGTTATTACTGAAGATGATAGTAAATTAAACTCTTTTGCTGCTGCAAATGGAATTTCTACATTTGAAATACCAAAAAATGTTGGTGGAAGATTCTCTGTACTATCAAATGTAGGATTAGTGCCTTTATATTTAGCTGGTTTTGATATTGATGAACTTTTAAAAGGTGCTAGAAAAATATCAACTTCATTTTTTGAACAAAATGAGTTATATAATCAACTTCTTAAAAAAGCAAGAACTTATTATGAATATAAAGATGTTTATAATATAAATGCAATTTTCTCTTACTCTCAACTTCTTGAAGGTTTCAATAAATGGTATATTCAACTTTGGGGTGAAAGTTTAGGAAAAATTGATGCAAATAATACAAATCAAGGTTTAACTCCTATTGGACTTTTAGGACCAGTTGATCAACACTCATTTTTACAATTAATTGTTGAAGGAAAAAGAGATAAAACTGTAACATTTATTAAAATTAAAGATTTTAAAGATGATACAAAAATTGCTCCAATAACTCTTGAAGGACTAGAAGATTTAGACTATATAAATGGACTGAATTTTAAAGAATTGATTAACCTTCAAGCAGATGCAACAATAGCATCAGTAAAAGAGTATAAAAAAGATATTCCTATAGATTTAATAGAGATAGAAGAAATCAGTGAATTTGAAATAGGCAAATTGTTATTTTACTATGAATTATTAACTTCTATTGTAGGAAAATTCCTAAGAATAAATACTTATGATCAACCAGGTGTTGAAGGTGGAAAGATTATTCTAAAAGAGATGTTGAAAAAGAAAAACTAG